aggtttGTGGAGGATGGCAACGCGCTTGACGTTTAGCCTTCTCATGGCGACGCTGGCGTTTCTCTGGTTATCGTGCGGGATGGCTGCAGCGAGGAAGCGGTTGGAGGTGCAGCGGCACCTCAAGCATCTCAACAAGCCTCCCGTCAAGACCATcacggttctctctctctctctctctctctctctctctctctctctctctctctgatttctTATTGGATTCTTCCACTATTTAACAAGATCTGAAGAGTAACAAAGAAAATATGAAATTGCAGAGCTCTGATGGAGATATCATAGACTGCGTGCATGTCTCTCACCAGCCAGCCTTTGATCACCCTTTCCTGAAAAACCATACCGTGCAGGTTTGCCTTTCGTTGCTCCTCCCTCGCTCTCTTCTCCTTATTACCAGCTGATCCACCTTCTTCATCACTGTGTTCATCCTTTTGTTGGTCTCTCTGTGTTTCATATCAGATGAGGCCTGCCTTCTACCCAGAACGCACTGCGAACAAGGTGGAATCACTCAAGAACAGCCCCTCCATAGCTCAGCTGTGGCATCGTAACGGGAGGTGCCCCGAGAACACCGTCCCCGTTAGGAGGACGAAGAGGGACGATCTGCTGAGAGCAAGCTCCGTGAAAAGGTACGGGAGGAAGAAGCATAAGAGCATCCCGATGCCATTGACTGTTGACTCTGACCTTCCGAACGAGAGTGGCCATCAGGTATAGTCGAAGACAGAGTTGCCTCTTCCTTCGTTGTTTCTTGCTGGCTCTCATTCTCCATTTCTCATTTGCTTGCTCTTTTCTTGGTCCCTGTGATCAGCACGCAATCGCTTATGTAGAGGGGGACAGGTATTATGGAGCTAAAGCCACCATAAATGTGTGGAAGCCAAAGATCCAGCAGACCAACGAGTTCAGTCTGTCCCAGCTGTGGATTCTAGGCGGCTCTTTTGGCGAAGATCTCAACAGCATTGAAGCTGGTTGGCAGGTGTGTTTCTCCCTTGCTCCCGGAAGAATAAGAAACAGTACGTAGCACTCGTTCAACTGCGCATTGACTTCTGCTCTGCTGTGTTCATGATCAGGTCAGTCCCGATCTCTATGGAGACAACAACACAAGGCTGTTTACTTATTGGACTGTAAGTAAACACTTGTTCCTCCTATCAAATCCCTCTGCGTGTGTTCTATTTGTCCTTTCAAGGTCGATTTCTATGGCTAATGTTTCACGTTGAATCATCAGAGCGATGCTTATCAAGCAACAGGGTGCTACAACCTGCTCTGCGCAGGATTCATTCAGATCAGCAACGAAATCGCAATGGGCGCCAGCATCTTCCCCCTCTCCGACTACGGCGGTTCGCAGTACGATATCAGTATACTTGTTTGGAAGGTACAGACCAAACTCATGCATCTCATGATCTCTGCTGCCTGCTTTTCTTCTTTCTCACCTCATCCGTGTTATAAACAGGATCCACAGGAGGGACACTGGTGGATTCAGTTTGGCAACGACTACGTCTTGGGCTACTGGCCTTCGTTTCTGTTCTCCTACCTGACAGAGAGTGCGTCGATGATACAGTGGGGAGGTGAGGTGGTGAACTCAGAGCTAGAGGGAGAGCACACCTCGACTGGGATGGGCAGTGGCCATTTCCCGGAGGAAGGCTTTGGCAAGGCAAGCTACTTCAGGAACATTCAGATAGTGGATGGATCCAACAATCTGAGGGCACCCAAGGAGGTGGGCACGTTCACTGAGCAATCCAGCTGCTATGATGTGCAGAATGGCAATAATGATGACTGGGGACATTACATTTATTATGGGGGTCCAGGTAGAAACACTGGTTGTCCATAGAACTCTTTCTACCTCTTCTGCTAGGCGAGTGTGAAGTTACTTCCACCTGTAGAAGTGAGAGCAGAGGTGCTCAAGTTTCCTTGAAGAATTCATGTACCTATTTGCTGGTCTGTAGTTTTGCTGCTCCTCGAAGACGCTTCTTCTGTTGATCTTAATGGATGCAAGATATAGCGGTGGCTGTGAGCATGATTTGAAATAAAGATCTTGGAGTATTGCTAATCACAGCATGAATACCTTTGCTTCCACAGCAGCTTAATAGGCAGCAAACATTGCCTTCCAAGTGAACAACAGGTACAGGTTAGCAGTCCTACCCTGCACAGGCCACAAGGTGGGACTTGCCCTCTCATAATTAGCATCTAAgcttatttaaaagataaaaagagtTTCATATTTACCATTCTCCTGTTGGAAATTTGTTTAGAtaactataaaaaatatatataaattcgaATTTTGCTGAAACATAGTTGaacttagaatttagagtgggGTACATACACAGTCACAAACACCcagtaataatatatataagaaataAGGTACAGACAGCTCGATTTTGGCCCCAGTAATTACCAATCGAACACCCTTGTCAATGTTTCCCAAACTCTTCTCCTTATAAGGCAGACGGCTCCCATCAAAGAGAAGTGCTCGAATCCCTCCTTCTATCTCAACTTCCGTCGGGAACAGGAATCGTAGGAGGGAGCAAAGAAAAAGCCATCTACTATTCTTACCTCGACGGAGGCAGCAGCGACAGCTCTCAGGCTTAGGCTCGTCGCGCCGATGGCCCTCGTCATGGCGTGTTCGTTCGTCGAGAAGGCCCGCGTCACCGAGGTTCCGGCACCCAGCCCCACCTCCGAGGCCTTCGTGACCACTTCCGCCGCCAAAGGGTTACCTCTTCTTCTGAGGACGCCATCCTCGCCCGGTTGAGTTCTACTTTACGTATGTGCGTGCGGTGATTACGTGTGTGATTGGCCATGCAAATGACGGGTCTGCGTCTTATCAAGCTGATGAACTTTGGTCCATTCCGAAGACAACGAGACCACCGTGGCCGGCTTGTATTTATGCACTGCATGCAATGACGGAGGAGAGCAATGGGTGGACGGGCATCACGCATGGTGTCCGCCACATCCTAGCTGTTCACGTGGTTCTTGGACGTGGAAGGGTCCCATCAATTATGTACGGCGTTTGGCTTCCCATTTCCTATGGGCCCCATCGGCTTCCCGGTGCCACCCTGTAAAGTGTGCCTCCACTTAACCAAATTAGTTAAGATTAACCTATGTTGAGTTAGATATACAAAGCTTTTAATAGAAAATTCTAGAAGCCAAATTTGTCATTGGAAGTGACAAACGCAATCGGATTCGCTTCCAAACTACTCCGTTGACTCAGTAAAAGATGTTACAGGAAGTCACTCAGCATCCTCACAACTTGATTCGCTTTGGGCCGCTCCTCCGGGCACTCTGCAGTGCACATCATTCCGATCTTTACCATTCCCATCACCTCCCCTTCGCTTTCAGCGTCATCGATCTCTTTGTCTGTGACCACTTCCAATAGCACCATCCCAAAGCTATAGACATCCGATTCCTGGGTAGGTTGCTCCTTGCCGTTCACTAGCTCAGGCGCCCTGTACCCAAGTCTGGTCGTCGTCCCCGCCGCGAACATTGCCCCGTCAGAGAGACAACCCGAGGGATAGTGCGGCATAGCTTGGTGGAAGTTGGACGCGAATCGCATTATGCCCCATTCAGCTATGCATGCGTTGCCCGGCTCGTCGATGAGAATATTTGATGGCTTGATGTTGGCGTGAACCAGTGGGGATCGCGCTGGGAAGGCATGGATGAAGGCGATGCCTTCCGCCGCTCCCATTAGTATCTGCTTCCTGCTCATCCAGTCCAATGTTCTTCCGCTTCCTTCACCTGCACAAGAAAGACAACCGTCGAATGACCGTGCGATTGTCTGCTGACTTTTGCTGTTCTAAGGAACTTACTATTGCTCTGCAAGAGGGAGAGAAGGCTTCCGTTGGGCATGAAGTCGTAGACGAGAAGCTTCTCCTCGTGGGCGTTACAGTATGCTCTCAGGCTCACGACACGGGGATGTCTCACTCTCCCGATGAGATGCATCTGCCGGTCGAAGGCCTTGCAATGGGACGGGAACTGCACGGCGCTGAGCCGCTTGACGGCGACGATTATGCCGTCCTCGAGCACTGCCCTGTAGGTGCTCCCGGAAAGTCCTTTGCCCAGTACCTCAGCAGAAGACTTCAAGAGGCAGTCCAACCTGAGATCTTCTCCTCCTTCAAAGCAAATCAGGCTTCtgtccttttccttctcttcacGTTGCAGTTGATCAGGCTCGAGCTCCCGAATGCTTGCAGCGGCGCCGTTCAGAGACGTTATGAGCTTCTTCCTCAACCAAAGGTACATTCCGACGATGACGACCAAGCCGATCGCAATCACCAGCAGGTCGCTTATACCAATGGCTAAGAGGGCAGTGAAACCAACTTTTGTGGAAGATCTAGAGCTTGAGGAGTCAGTGGCAGACTGTAAAGAAGCTGGAGAAGGGCTGACGGCGGTGTTGTCATCTGAAAGGCGAGAAACCTCACCGCAGCCAGGAAGAGGTGAGCCGCAAAGGCCTTGGTTCCCTTCGAAAGCCGAAGCTGGGAACTTCGACAGGAGATCAGTGACCTCCCCAGACAGCTGGTTGCTGGATACGTTGAAGTCACTAACATTTGGCAGCCGCAACCCCTCAACCCCACCGGAGAATTGGTTGTGTTCGACCCTCAGGGAAACTAAGGAAGGCAGCGACACGTTCAGAGTCCCACGTAGTTTATTGTGGGAGAGGGAGAGACGCCGTAGTCTCGGATTGTTCAGGGTGGTCAGATGAGGCAGCAAGCCGGTGAGATTGTTCCTTCTGAGGCTGAGGACGCGAAGGCGCGTGAGGCCGAACAGAGGCGTCACGCTCCCCGTAAGGGATGCGTGGTCGAGGCGGAGGCCGACGACCCTGCTTCGGTAGCACGTCACACCAATCCACGAGCCAGAGCATGGATCGTGACCCTCCCAGCTACGCAAGACGGCGTTGCAGGGGTCCGCGGACGCCTTGAAATAGAGAAGGAGATGAGCATCACGTCCCCTGAGTGCATGTTCATGCGCAGTAGTTACaattaggaagaagaagaagacgaggatgAAGTACATGTTGTGGGACGGCATTGCTAAGCCGAAGCATGTGATATGGTTCATTTTATAGAATGAGCTTGTTATAGGCAGGCAGCGTTGGTCAagggaagaagaaagagagagagagagagagggaggcggGAGGGTTGCAGATTTGAAAAGGAATGATAGGATTAAATGGAATGGACATGGAGAAGGTTCCAAATGGGAAGGGTGGTGCGGTCAGTCACTTCGATGGGTGGGAAAGTCGAAGAGCGGCGACCGAGGCAAAGTTGACTAATGAGCAGTGAACGTTTGGGTGCGTTTGCAAGCGAGTAGGGGAATTGACGTTTCCTAAATATGCTTCTTTGTTCCGAGGAACAAAACAGGTCGCCGTGGCAAGACATCTTTGTTCCTACTGCGCTTGGATTTGTCTGCCGGGAGTGATCGATCGGTTTCTTGCGACGCCGCTGATGTGTGATGGCCGCAGTTAGATGGCACTCGCTCATGTGCTCATCGGATGTCATATGTCGCGTCGTCTCGGTGATCAGATGAATCCATGTCCATAACATCTTATTTTTTGCACACGTGGTGAACATTTTACGTGGGATGATTAAGTTATTacttataaatttaataaaaaaatataaagagaaaatatatcgtgattttttttaaaaaaatattttttgggttTTTCCTAAAAGGTGTTCTGTTTTTAGTTTTTACAGTTGGTATATCTTTTTTCTTTAATATCCTAAATACATTTTTCTAATATCTTTAACATCTTTTATTATTGTTTGTCACTTTTATTGCCTTTACCTTGTTGTCTTTATCCCATTGTGAGTCTTTATTGACTTAGCATGATCGCCTTTCATCATCTTTACTTTAcattctttctcttctctttgtACTTTGATTCTTCTTATCTTTTCTCTATCCGACGATCGTTCACACAGAGACAACAATGTCTTGTGAAGGGAAAAAAGATTTTTATGAGAGAGTGAAGGTGATTGAATGAAAGCGACGAGTAATAAACAATGATAAGAAACATTTATAgtattagatgaaaaagaaacaccaaataaaaaaagataaaaactaaGGTACCaacgaaagattttttttaattcacccaaatatatatatgtacataattattatttatttataaaaatatatattatataataatccATAGAATTTTGTATATAAtgtattaaattttaaattttaatcacggttattagaaaaaaaagatacattcactaattaaattaatattatatatatttatcaagTGTGTAATAACtagtattaaaaatataaaaaagtctTTATAGTGAGCTTTAATATTTTAGCCTTAAGTTACTATCAATATTGATCCTTGCGAagcccatttcaagagactttttCGGTATCAATCTTTCTACAACAGAGATATCCTCATCGGTTTGGCGACACACCGGAATGCGTTTAGGACTTGAGCTTGATGTTGATCTCTGTTGGCGCAAGATGGGTTGGCGACCACAACATGAGAAGATAACAGTACTCTTTTAAaacgaataaaaaatatttatcatgagatAAAAACGTAATAAGAAAACATATTATTATTGTTGTAATATAGAACTCACCTACGGAATAAGTAGAAGATCCCAAATGATTGGGACATTTAcctaagcatatatatatatatattattaatttacgaTGATTATGTTATCAAAGAATTTTATCATATCCTAGagttattttttttctctctctcacgAATTATAATGCATTGGATATAAGGTTTTCTAAATTCAtggatttaaataaaattatgactttgtaataataaaaatacaaagatTTCATTATTTTTTGTATTCCTTCTTTGCTTTGCttttatcctttttctttttcatattcGTATTTCTTCGATCTATGCAATtttttaattgtttttttttttttacatgtcgGATTATATCGGAAATTGATTATTTCTAAATATTGGTGTGAGATTACACCCGTCCGGCCTATAACAAAAGCGACCACACCGGCGTGAACGGAGAGTTTAGGGCGAGGCGAGGGTTTTTGGCAGGCCGCGATGCAGACTGCAAGGAGACGATTCTTGCGGACCCTCCTCTTCGGCCGCTTCCCTCCTCCACCATCGCCTGCCTCTTCCTCGATAGCAACCCTCGTTCGCGGATCGTTGGACAGATCGCTGCCTTGCGCCACCCTCGCGGCACCGTGGTCCGCACTCCAAAGCCGAGGCGCTAAAGTGCTGGGCACCGATGTAATCGTCTTTTTACCCTATATCTGATCTTTATGGATTCTTTCTTAGATATACGTGACTGATGATTTTGGCACTCTGGATCGTTTTGATCGTTAGTCTTTGGATGATAAATTTCGTGTGGAAGTACAATTTCAGTTTGATATTGTTGTAAACTTGGCACAAAATTTGTGTCGACTTCGAGACGGTCGTGGTGACGCAGGGGAAGGGAGACAATGGTGAAGAAGAGGCAGCGGCACatgaggatgaggaggaagagaaggagagtaCTGATCAGTAGGGCTTGGAGGCGATGAATGCGGGCAACGTCGGACAGAAGCGACGGGAGACACAGACAACGACAGACAGATTTTGGCGACGGCGGATGCAATAGCATGAGAAAAAGCACACAGGATGGTTTAGGTGTCAGGGTTTTTAAGATTCTTAAttttagaattaaaaaataaaaaagaaaccaGACTGGGTTTATCAGGTGGCAATCCCTGTATTACATATGGACCATCCGAAATTGGGTGGTCTGCGTGCCGATTCACACCTGTTCCGGTAAATATCGGGCCATAGTACCAAACGTGGTGAAATTGGATTCCTTGGTTTGCAGAAGATAAATATCAGAATGACATTTGCAGGATACCCCACCATGCTAGTACATGGTATCCATCTCATTTTTGGTATCTTGCTGGACCTAAGTGGTGTTAGCTATAGCATCTTCTTCGTCACCATCTCTGTTTCCAAGCTTGGCACCATGTACATTGTTTTCATGGCTTTGATGAACACATAAGGTTCTATTTCCTATAAATATCCAATTTTCAACTCTGGGAGCTGCTTGAATCGTGTTGTTTAGCAGCTCCCAAGCCGGATCGATTGCATGAAATAACCCTCTAATCGGTGTTGAAATTGCATACTTCCAAATAAGTTTGTAGCTCTGCTGTTTCTGTGTAGGTCCGAAAATCAAGACAGATGGATTGTGTAAAACTGTGTTGATGTTCTGCTTGCTAATGGAAATGCATAAATTAGATGAGTTCATAGTTGATCTATATTTTTGAAGTCTGAGAGTCTGTGTGGCTTTTGATTTCAAAGTCCTTAACTCTTTATTCTGCAAAATCATCTTTATTGTAGTAGTGAAAGATAAAGCTATTAGCAATTGATTTTGTAATATAATAACAATCTTTTGGATGAAAAAGTGCATTTGTTTAAGTCTTCTGTAAAGATTCTAAAGAAGCAAAATGGCTTGTCCTACCATTAGTTACTGCTCTGAAATGTGTTATTGATATTGTGTGTAGGTGAGGATTGGGAATGTTATACAAAGAAAAGGTTGCATTTTCATTCACATCTTCTGTCACTTCAGATTTTCGTATTAATGAAATTGCTAATAAGCATTGACTCATTTGTTTCACTTCATCACAAAGGCCGTATGTATCAGGTATGTTACTGATAAATTGTTGTGCTCATCCAGTTGAggatttatacttttttttctctcttttgcaTTTGATCGAGGTCTTTACTTTTGCTTTTTTTCATCATAGGTACTAAaagcacaacatacacaacacggaAGGGGAGGAGCCACAATACAGGTACAAAGAAACTGTCCATTCAGTCCTTGACAATATTGATTCACGTTTGCATTGATTTTATGAAACTATGGTCAGTCACTATTGTATGGAATTGTGTAGTATCCAATTATTGACATTGCTAACCGACCCAAAGcaatttgattataattcaatTTGTGAATTATCCTTGACACCACATTGAAGTTACTCCTCTATGTCTTGGGTGCTAAGGTGATATATGGAACAACTTGGAACAATTTCGCCACATGTTTTACTGGGGGTTTGCGTGGAGGGGTTGGGGTGTTGCATACATATGATGGTCATTACAATTTGCTTGCGTTGCAGCCAGCAGGAGCTTTGTTCATTGgactgcattttcttttttacattGAACATTTTGTATTAATCTTGTTATTTCAGCTGTTTCCTTAATAGATTAACCTATGATTGAGTTCTATTGCCTTGCTGCTGAAATAATTTCTCTGATGGATTGCACTTTATCTAATGTCTACACTCTCCTGTTACTTGGTATCCTGAGATACTTCATTGGCCAAAACATTGTTTTTCTGTAAGCTCATAATCAAGAATAATGTCATTTATCATATATGTTTAAAGTTAATGCTGCATATATTTTAGATTCTCATATGAGATCATTTTTGTCTACATCAATATCAGATTTTACCTGTTTTGAGTTTACTGATGTTTTTATGATGACTAGTATGATTTCCTATATATCACATATGTGGATAGTTTCTGACATATGAATTCAACAGTATGAGGATTAATATGACTGGGTGTCTTATAGATATATCATATATTCTACAAACCTATATGTTGATGCTTTTAAATAAATTTGGTGGAGATCTTATTGGATTTCTTGTACagacaaaaaaaaggaaattctGAAGAGGTGGAAATGGTCAGTAGGCTATATAGGATTCCACCGATTCAGTTTCTTCCTAGAGTTGTGATATGGAAATGCGATTATCACAGTTATTTTGTTTAAATCAGCAGTTTACTTTTTTGGGTAGTGCTTAATAATCAGAAGAAGTATCTTTTGGTAAATTTTAAATCTGTATCATGACACAGGATCAGCCTTTTATTGTATAGGTTGTTTCTTGCTTCTCGGTACTAGTTTCAGGGTCCAATCCTAAATACTGGAAGCATTTGACTTAATTTGCTGTCATAGTTGGAAAGTTTGTTACCAAACGATTGATGCttcaaaaaatgatatatgtAGGAACTAAGAAATGATTGTATcatttatatatcaaaagaagaaaTATTTGGAAAGAAAAGCTTCTGGTACTTATAATTAAAGAAGAAATATTTGGACAGAAAAGCTTCTGTTACTTATGATTTCATAAACTTTAGCATGATCACCTTTGTCTTAATATATAAACTCAatgtagtttgtgatgaaaatgtgAGTTATTTTCTTGAGTTGATACAAGTCATGGCACTCTTTTCTGTCGGACAGGTGGAACTTCGAGATGTTGATACTGGGAACAAAATAACTGAAAGATTTCGCACTGATGAAGCTCTTGAGAGTATGTAATTAGTTTTTTATACTTgccaattagatttttttttttggtggagCTATTTTTTGATTGTATGGTAAGTGGTAACATCAAAAGATCTAAAGTTGCACCTTGCATGTTGGGAATGCTGTGTTCTAATAGTACAAATGTCCCTTGCTTGCACTGGCAACCCTTGTGAGTAGAATTCACATGGGTGCTGATGGGGATCAACTCTGGCCATCTAGTTGATGCTTGATTAAGGTAATGACATGGTTTGAATTCTGCTAATTAAGTGCCATATCAGACTCATGCCAGTGAAGCTCAATAAGAACTAGAGGAATTGAATGCTAAGGTTGACAGCTCTTCATTTTTCTCTGTCCAAGCATCGAGGATGATATCAGGCAAGCTCCATATTGTGGCACTTGATTGCAAAATCAACCCTACCGGGAATGGGTTTGGTGGGTTCTCCCCAATTCTTAAGTCCAAAATTAAGTAGTTAAAATTTGAAGATACCACGTAGTCTTTTGGCTGATTCCATTTAAAAGAGAGCCTGTTACTTGAAAAGTCCCCTCTCACAGAGGAGGTTAGCCCTATAAGGGATTGGTTGCCAGTATAGGCTGGATATCAGAGATATGACAGTACAACCTAGGTGACAACAGATTTTTATTGTTGCCGTAGGTCACATGCCTAACAAGTGTTCACATatgtcatatattgacttatgccTCATGGATCTTTCTGCAAGCGAACTTCATGTTAATTCAATTCTCAAGTTGATGATTGTGTTGGATGTGGATCCCCCTATTCTAGTATTCCTTATGACGAAGGACAAAATGGGGTATGATTGGAAATCACAATCTGCTTAAATTTCTCCCAGTCGAGAAGGACCATGCTTGCATGACCAAAGTTGAACTGTTATTTGCATACCACCATATTGTTAGGGATGTTAATGGGGGGGACCTTCATTGTCTCTTCTTAAAAGGCCCTTACGAGTTCACATCTCTATTCTTTTTGCTCTCCTTGTTCCGATACTTTCTTCACCTaggttttttcttctctttggtgCTTTTATTCTGATTATCTTGGTCTCTGGGTACCAACTTCTTTTTATGCTGGAACTGATGTTTCTTAATCTGTCTATTTCTAAGTAGTAAGTACATTATAGAGTCATGCCTGCCCTTTTTGTGTAATGCAGGAGTTTTTGTTGAGGACAAGTCATTCACATACCTGTATCAGGAAGGCGAGTTTGTAATGCTAATGGAGTGAGTCATTTTAattcatttcatgagttgttatgTACTATGTATTTTGAAAATTGGAAGCTAAACTTTTGATGCTTgatttattaggcccaacacgttTGAGCAGATTGAAGTGCAGAAGGAGATGTTTGGCAAGGCTTCTGCCTATTTAAAAGGTATCACTTTCAAGAAAACTTATTTTGTCATTAGTGTATATGCATCATCAAAAAAAGGTTGACTTTATATCAATCAACTTAGCCATGGTAGGCAAGGGTGGTTGTCCTCTCTTTCTCATTATTCCTCAACTTTaatttttttcagaaaaaaaggTTGACCAAAATCAATTAGTGTAGCCCTGGTAGGCTTGTTTTTTTCTTGCCCGGTATTTCTCCGTCATTTTGCTGATTGAAGGAGAATGTATTTCTATGATGTGTCTACACACCTGGTTCCAATTTCGTCCATGCCGCAAATAACTAAAGGTCTGTTTGATGACTTATATCCCAGTTCATTTTAAT
This DNA window, taken from Musa acuminata AAA Group cultivar baxijiao chromosome BXJ3-7, Cavendish_Baxijiao_AAA, whole genome shotgun sequence, encodes the following:
- the LOC103991059 gene encoding probable leucine-rich repeat receptor-like protein kinase At1g68400: MNHITCFGLAMPSHNMYFILVFFFFLIVTTAHEHALRGRDAHLLLYFKASADPCNAVLRSWEGHDPCSGSWIGVTCYRSRVVGLRLDHASLTGSVTPLFGLTRLRVLSLRRNNLTGLLPHLTTLNNPRLRRLSLSHNKLRGTLNVSLPSLVSLRVEHNQFSGGVEGLRLPNVSDFNVSSNQLSGEVTDLLSKFPASAFEGNQGLCGSPLPGCGEVSRLSDDNTAVSPSPASLQSATDSSSSRSSTKVGFTALLAIGISDLLVIAIGLVVIVGMYLWLRKKLITSLNGAAASIRELEPDQLQREEKEKDRSLICFEGGEDLRLDCLLKSSAEVLGKGLSGSTYRAVLEDGIIVAVKRLSAVQFPSHCKAFDRQMHLIGRVRHPRVVSLRAYCNAHEEKLLVYDFMPNGSLLSLLQSNSEGSGRTLDWMSRKQILMGAAEGIAFIHAFPARSPLVHANIKPSNILIDEPGNACIAEWGIMRFASNFHQAMPHYPSGCLSDGAMFAAGTTTRLGYRAPELVNGKEQPTQESDVYSFGMVLLEVVTDKEIDDAESEGEVMGMVKIGMMCTAECPEERPKANQVVRMLSDFL
- the LOC135643676 gene encoding uncharacterized protein LOC135643676 isoform X1; the protein is MQTARRRFLRTLLFGRFPPPPSPASSSIATLVRGSLDRSLPCATLAAPWSALQSRGAKVLGTDVRIGNVIQRKGRMYQVLKAQHTQHGRGGATIQVELRDVDTGNKITERFRTDEALERVFVEDKSFTYLYQEGEFVMLMEPNTFEQIEVQKEMFGKASAYLKEDMTVRLQYYDGKLMSASVPHRVTCKVVEAQPNIKGLTAAPQYKRVVLDNGLTVHAPPFVETGEEIIINTTDDSYITRAKE
- the LOC135642859 gene encoding protein neprosin-like, translated to MATRLTFSLLMATLAFLWLSCGMAAARKRLEVQRHLKHLNKPPVKTITSSDGDIIDCVHVSHQPAFDHPFLKNHTVQMRPAFYPERTANKVESLKNSPSIAQLWHRNGRCPENTVPVRRTKRDDLLRASSVKRYGRKKHKSIPMPLTVDSDLPNESGHQHAIAYVEGDRYYGAKATINVWKPKIQQTNEFSLSQLWILGGSFGEDLNSIEAGWQVSPDLYGDNNTRLFTYWTSDAYQATGCYNLLCAGFIQISNEIAMGASIFPLSDYGGSQYDISILVWKDPQEGHWWIQFGNDYVLGYWPSFLFSYLTESASMIQWGGEVVNSELEGEHTSTGMGSGHFPEEGFGKASYFRNIQIVDGSNNLRAPKEVGTFTEQSSCYDVQNGNNDDWGHYIYYGGPGRNTGCP
- the LOC135643676 gene encoding uncharacterized protein LOC135643676 isoform X3, with protein sequence MQTARRRFLRTLLFGRFPPPPSPASSSIATLVRGSLDRSLPCATLAAPWSALQSRGAKVLGTDVLKAQHTQHGRGGATIQVELRDVDTGNKITERFRTDEALERVFVEDKSFTYLYQEGEFVMLMEPNTFEQIEVQKEMFGKASAYLKEDMTVRLQYYDGKLMSASVPHRVTCKVVEAQPNIKGLTAAPQYKRVVLDNGLTVHAPPFVETGEEIIINTTDDSYITRAKE
- the LOC135643676 gene encoding uncharacterized protein LOC135643676 isoform X2, whose amino-acid sequence is MQTARRRFLRTLLFGRFPPPPSPASSSIATLVRGSLDRSLPCATLAAPWSALQSRGAKVLGTDVRIGNVIQRKGRMYQVLKAQHTQHGRGGATIQVELRDVDTGNKITERFRTDEALERVFVEDKSFTYLYQEGEFVMLMEPNTFEQIEVQKEMFGKASAYLKEDMTVRLQYYDGKLMSASVPHRVTCKVVEAQPNIKGLTAAPQYKRVVLDNGLTVHAPPFVETGEEIIINTTDDSYITRSP